From a single Meles meles chromosome 21, mMelMel3.1 paternal haplotype, whole genome shotgun sequence genomic region:
- the DCTPP1 gene encoding dCTP pyrophosphatase 1 isoform X1 → MSRANGDALGGTEGDDTAANGPFSFSPEPTLEDIRRLHAEFAAERDWGQFHQPRNLLLALVGEVGELAELFQWKPDEEPGPQAWPPRERAALQEELSDVLIYLVALAARCHVDLPRAVLSKMDLNRRRYPAHLSRGSALKYTDLPHGATSEDQAVGPADRDHESTGRAST, encoded by the exons ATGTCTCGGGCGAATGGGGACGCGCTTGGGGGCACGGAGGGAGACGACACTGCTGCTAACGGCCCCTTCAGCTTCAGTCCGGAGCCCACGCTCGAGGACAT CCGCCGCCTCCATGCTGAGTTTGCTGCTGAACGAGACTGGGGCCAGTTCCACCAGCCTCGGAACCTCCTACTGGCCTTGGTGGGGGAAGTGGGGGAGCTGGCAGAACTCTT TCAGTGGAAGCCTGATGAAGAGCCTGGCCCCCAAGCCTGGCCTCCCAGGGAACGGGCAGCCCTTCAGGAGGAGCTTAGTGATGTCCTCATCTACCTGGTAGCGTTAGCAGCCCGCTGCCATGTGGATCTGCCCCGAGCGGTGCTCTCCAAGATGGACCTCAACCGCCGGCGCTACCCAGCACATCTGTCCCGCGGCTCTGCCCTCAAGTATACAGACTTGCCCCATGGGGCCACCTCTGAAGACCAAGCTGTGGGGCCTGCAGACCGTGACCATGAGTCCACAGGCCGGGCCTCAACCTAG
- the DCTPP1 gene encoding dCTP pyrophosphatase 1 isoform X2, protein MHTSGRGNGDARRRLHAEFAAERDWGQFHQPRNLLLALVGEVGELAELFQWKPDEEPGPQAWPPRERAALQEELSDVLIYLVALAARCHVDLPRAVLSKMDLNRRRYPAHLSRGSALKYTDLPHGATSEDQAVGPADRDHESTGRAST, encoded by the exons ATGCACACAAGTGGCAGGGGAAATGGTGACGCCCG CCGCCGCCTCCATGCTGAGTTTGCTGCTGAACGAGACTGGGGCCAGTTCCACCAGCCTCGGAACCTCCTACTGGCCTTGGTGGGGGAAGTGGGGGAGCTGGCAGAACTCTT TCAGTGGAAGCCTGATGAAGAGCCTGGCCCCCAAGCCTGGCCTCCCAGGGAACGGGCAGCCCTTCAGGAGGAGCTTAGTGATGTCCTCATCTACCTGGTAGCGTTAGCAGCCCGCTGCCATGTGGATCTGCCCCGAGCGGTGCTCTCCAAGATGGACCTCAACCGCCGGCGCTACCCAGCACATCTGTCCCGCGGCTCTGCCCTCAAGTATACAGACTTGCCCCATGGGGCCACCTCTGAAGACCAAGCTGTGGGGCCTGCAGACCGTGACCATGAGTCCACAGGCCGGGCCTCAACCTAG
- the ZNF771 gene encoding zinc finger protein 771, protein MPGEQQTEEEEEEEMQEEMVLLVKGEEDEGEEKYEVVKLKIPMDSKEVRTSEAPAPSADPARPHACPDCGRAFARRSTLAKHARTHTGERPFACTECGRRFSQKSALTKHGRTHTGERPYECPECDKRFSAASNLRQHRRRHTGEKPYACAHCGRRFAQSSNYAQHLRVHTGEKPYACPDCGRAFGGSSCLARHRRTHTGERPYACADCGTRFAQSSALAKHRRVHTGEKPHRCAVCGRRFGHRSNLAEHARTHTGERPYPCAECGRRFRLSSHFIRHRRAHMRRRLYICAGCGRDFKLPPGATAATATERCPECEGS, encoded by the exons ATGCCTGGtgaacagcagacagaggaagaggaagaggaagagatgcAAGAGGAGATGGTGCTGCTGGTGAAGGGTGAGGAAGATGAGGGTGAGGAGAAGTACGAGGTGGTGAAACTCAAGATCCCCATGGACAGCAAGGAG GTCCGGACGAGCGAGGCGCCCGCGCCGTCGGCCGACCCGGCGCGCCCACACGCGTGCCCGGACTGCGGCCGCGCCTTCGCGCGCCGCTCCACGCTGGCCaagcacgcacgcacgcacacgggCGAGCGGCCCTTCGCGTGCACCGAGTGCGGCCGGCGCTTCTCGCAGAAGTCGGCGCTGACCAAACACGGCCGCACGCACACGGGCGAGCGGCCCTACGAGTGCCCCGAGTGCGACAAGCGCTTTTCAGCTGCCTCGAACCTGCGGCAGCACCGGCGGCGCCACACGGGCGAGAAGCCGTACGCATGCGCGCACTGCGGCCGCCGCTTCGCGCAGAGCTCCAACTACGCACAGCATCTGCGCGTGCACACGGGCGAGAAGCCGTACGCGTGCCCGGACTGCGGACGCGCCTTCGGTGGCAGCTCGTGCCTGGCGCGCCACCGACGCACGCACACGGGCGAGAGGCCGTACGCATGCGCCGACTGCGGCACGCGCTTCGCGCAGAGTTCTGCGCTGGCCAAGCACCGCCGCGTGCACACGGGCGAGAAGCCGCACCGCTGCGCTGTGTGCGGCCGCCGCTTCGGCCACCGCTCCAACCTGGCGGAGCATGCGCGTACGCATACGGGCGAGCGGCCCTACCCGTGCGCGGAGTGCGGCCGGCGCTTCCGTCTCAGTTCACACTTCATCCGCCACCGTCGCGCGCACATGCGGCGCCGTCTCTATATCTGCGCGGGCTGCGGCCGGGACTTCAAGCTTCCCCCTGGCGCTACGGCCGCCACGGCCACCGAGCGCTGCCCAGAGTGTGAGGGCAGCTGA
- the ZNF48 gene encoding zinc finger protein 48, with amino-acid sequence MERAVEPWGPDLQGAEEREQLRSARTGIGSENVEISQPDEFEHTPQEDDLGFKEEEDLAPGHEVGNASLKPEGIQTWDDLWVQREGPGKPQARDRGPRLLGEPRWGQASDRAAVCGECGKSFRQMSDLVKHQRTHTGEKPYKCGVCGKGFGDSSARIKHQRTHSGEKSYRARPPAQGPPKIPRSRIPAGERPTICGECGKSFRQSSDLVKHQRTHTGEKPYKCGICGKGFGDSSARIKHQRTHRGEQPPRPVVPRRQPSRAATAATQGPRAQDKPYICTDCGKRFVLSCSLLSHQRSHLGPKPFGCDVCGKEFARGSDLVKHLRVHTGEKPYLCPECGKGFADSSARVKHLRTHSGERPHACPECDRTFSLSSTLLRHRLTHMEPQDFSFPGYPLAPLIPSPPPSSSPPPPPLGTSPPLTPRSPSHSGDGPFGLPGLEPEPGGPQAGEPPPPLAGDKPHKCPECGKGFRRSSDLVKHHRVHTGEKPYLCPECGKGFADSSARVKHLRTHRGERARPHPPSTLLRPHNPPGPAPTAPRPRARAQPSGPSQPHVCGFCGKEFPRSSDLVKHRRTHTGEKPYKCAECGKGFGDSSARIKHQRGHLVLRPFGTGDGRARPLKEEPPTGLE; translated from the exons ATGGAGCGCGCGGTGGAGCCCTGGGGCCCGGATCTCCAGGGcgcagaggagagggagcagctgaGAAGCGCCCGCACAG GTATAGGGAGTGAGAATGTGGAGATTTCTCAGCCGGATGAGTTTGAACATACCCCACAGGAGGATGACTTGGGGTTCAAGGAAGAGGAAGATTTGGCCCCAGGTCATGAAGTAGGAAATGCCTCTCTCAAACCTGAAGGCATCCAGACCTGGGATGACTTGTGGGTCCAGAGAGAGGGACCAGGAAAACCTCAGGCTCGGGACAGAGGTCCCCGGCTCCTGGGAGAGCCACGTTGGGGCCAGGCTAGTGATCGGGCTGCTGTGTGTGGTGAGTGTGGCAAGAGTTTTCGGCAGATGTCAGATCTGGTGAAGCACCAGCGGACCCATACAGGGGAGAAGCCCTACAAGTGTGGGGTCTGCGGCAAGGGCTTTGGGGATAGCTCTGCCCGTATAAAACATCAGCGAACTCATAGTGGTGAGAAGTCCTACAGAGCCCGACCACCAGCCCAAGGCCCCCCAAAGATTCCTCGGTCCAGGATCCCGGCTGGTGAACGCCCTACTATCTGCGGCGAGTGTGGCAAGAGCTTCCGGCAGAGTTCTGACCTGGTGAAACACCAGCGGACACATACGGGTGAGAAGCCCTACAAGTGTGGCATCTGTGGCAAGGGCTTTGGTGACAGTTCTGCTCGTATAAAGCACCAGCGGACACACCGGGGGGAGCAGCCTCCCCGGCCCGTGGTGCCCAGACGGCAGCCTTCTCGAGCAGCCACGgcagccacccagggacccagggCCCAGGACAAGCCATATATCTGCACTGATTGTGGCAAAAGATTTGTGCTCAGCTGCAGCCTTCTGAGCCACCAGCGCAGTCACCTGGGGCCCAAACCCTTTGGCTGTGACGTGTGTGGAAAGGAGTTTGCCCGGGGTTCAGACCTGGTGAAGCACCTGCGGGTGCACACAGGAGAGAAGCCCTACCTGTGTCCTGAGTGTGGCAAGGGCTTCGCTGACAGCTCTGCCCGGGTCAAACACCTCCGCACCCACAGTGGGGAGAGGCCTCATGCCTGCCCAGAATGTGACCGCACCTTCAGCCTCAGTTCCACCCTTCTCCGTCACCGCCTCACTCACATGGAGCCCCAGGACTTTAGCTTCCCAGGCTACCCCCTGGCCCCCCTgatccccagccctccccccagctcaagcccacccccacctcctcttGGCACGAGCCCCCCGCTGACACCTCGAAGCCCTTCACACTCAGGTGATGGGCCGTTTGGCCTGCCTGGCTTGGAGCCAGAGCCCGGGGGCCCCCAAGCTGGGGAGCCCCCCCCACCACTGGCAGGGGACAAGCCCCACAAGTGCCCTGAGTGTGGCAAGGGCTTCCGCCGAAGCTCGGACCTGGTGAAACACCATCGCGTGCACACAGGGGAGAAACCCTACCTCTGTCCCGAGTGCGGCAAGGGTTTTGCTGACAGCTCAGCCCGAGTCAAGCACCTCCGTACCCACCGTGGTGAACGGGCTCGGCCACACCCACCATCCACTCTCCTGAGGCCACACAAcccccctggccctgcccccacagcccctcGACCCCGAGCCAGAGCCCAGCCCTCCGGACCCAGCCAGCCCCATGTGTGTGGCTTCTGTGGGAAAGAATTCCCCCGGAGTTCAGATCTGGTCAAACACAGGCGAACACACACTGGGGAGAAGCCATATAAGTGCGCAGAGTGTGGCAAAGGTTTTGGGGACAGTTCTGCCCGCATCAAGCACCAGCGTGGGCACTTGGTTCTGAGGCCCTTTGGGACAGGGGATGGTCGGGCAAGGCCCCTCAAGGAGGAGCCACCAACAGGACTGGAATGA